TTTCACTATGTCGGATATGGTTCCAGATGTGAACGCCTTAACATCAAGCTCGAAGTAATCCATAGGATGACCTGTAACATAGACGCCAAGCGCTGATTTCTCCATGTTTAACAGTTTCCACTTGTTCCACTCGGGAATATCTACGAGTGTCGGTCTCATTGCTGTGCTATCATCATCACCGAAAAGACTCGCCAGCTTTGCGCTTTTTTCTCTACTTATCTGCTGTTTCCATTTTATTAGATTTTCGAGGGATGCCATAAGTGAGGCTCGTTTTACGCCAAGGGAATCGAATGCGCCAGATGCCACGAGTGATTCCAGTCCTCTGCGGTTAAGAGCTTGACCATCAACGCTTTCGAAGAAGTGATAGATGTCCTTGAATTTGCCTACTTTCTCCCGGGCAGAAAGTATAGCGCGTATAGCTGCGTGACCGAGATTCTCTATGGCACACAGTCCGAACCTTATCCCATCCTGCTCGACTGTAAACTTTTCATCGCTTTTGTTTATGTCAGGTGGAAACACTTTTATTCCCAATCTCGCACACTCATTGAGGAACTTTTGCACTTTATCAGGTCTTTTTGCCCACGAACTAAGGTTGGCAGCGAGAAATTCTCTTGGGTAGTGTGCTTTAAGGTAGGCAGTTTGATACGCAAGTACTGCGTAGGCGGTGCTATGAGATTTATTGAATCCATATTCGGCGAATTTGGCTATTATCTCGAAAACTTCCTGTGCTACTTTTTCCGATATTCCTTTTTTCTTGGCGCGCTCTATGAATGTCTCGCGATGACGCTCCATAGCGTGCATATCTTTTTTACCTATAGCTCGCCGCAAAAGGTCAGCTTCACCAAGGGAATAACCAGCAAGTTTCTGGGCAAGAAGCATTACCTGTTCCTGATACAACGCTATACCGTAGGTTTCTTTCAAAATATCTTCTACATAGGGATGCGGATATCTAACTTCCTCTCTGCCGTGCTTCCTGTTGATGAAGCTTTCTATGAATTTCATTGGGCCCGGGCGATATAAGGCGTTCATGGCTATTAAGTCGTTTATGGAATCGGGCTTCAGAAGTCGCAGGTATTTTCTCATTCCGTCGCTTTCAAACTGAAATATTCCTATAGTATCTCCGCGGCTCATTAGCTCAAACACTTTGGGGTCTTTTTCGGGGAAATTTTCTGGTTCAATATCCTTTCCAGTCCTCTTTTTAACCAGCCTGACCGTCTCCCTTATTATCGATAGTGTAGTAAGCCCAAGGAAATCCATTTTAAGCAATCCTATTTTCTCCAGCGAATCCTTATCATACTGCGTCGTTACTTCTCCTTTTGCCGTTCTGAAAAGCGGGACATAGTCAGTAAGATTTCCAGGGGTTATCACTACACCCGCAGCATGAACGCCGGCATTTCGCGGGAAACCTTCAATCTTCATAGCATAATTTAGAACCTGTCTTATTTTTGGGTCCTCCTCGTAAAGTGCGGCGAGCTCAGGTGATTCACGAAGACTCTCCTCTATGCTATCCGTCAGCACCAGTGATGTAAGTGCATTCGTATCTCTAAATGACAGTCCAAATATTCTCCCGACATCCTTTATCGCCTGCCGAGCTTTCATCCTGCTGAATGTTATAATCTGGCTAACTGAGTTTTCTCCATAGCGCTGCTTCGCATACTCTATTACCTTTTCTCTATTCTCATCGTCGAAGTCGATGTCGAAGTCAGGCATCGAAATTCTTTCTGGGTTAAGAAACCTTTCGAACAAAAGATTGTATTTCATTGGGTCGATGTTAGTTATTCCGAGGCAATATGCTACGAGACTTCCTGCACCAGAACCCCGTCCAGGACCAACTGAAACGCCAAGTTCGCGTGCTTTATCGGTAAAATCAGCTACGATAGCGAAATAACTCGAAAAATTCATGCGTTTTATAACATCAAGCTCGTATTCGAGTCTTTGCTCAAGCTTTTTCGTTATTCTGGAATACCTTCTACGAAGTCCTTCCCAAGCTTTCTGGGAGAGATACTCGTCAGCGCTGGAAAATTCGGGCGGGACTGGAAATTCTGGAAGATGAAGCTTGCCCGTCTCTATGGATACATCTACCCTCTCAGCTATTGACACGGTGCTCTGGATTGCCTCGGGAACTTCGCCAAATATTTCCATCATCTCCTGCGGTGATTTGAAATAAAACTCGTCGGTTTGAAATCTCAATCTATTCGGGTCATCAAGGCGGGAGTCGGTTTGTATGCAAAGCATTTTATCATGGAAGTCGTGGTCCTCGCGATTTATGTAGTGCACATCGTTTGTGGCGACCATCCGGATTCCCATTTCTTTGGCGAGCCTTATGAGTTTCTTCATTACATCAAGTTCTTCGGGGATGTTATGGTATTGGAGTTCTATGAAGAAATTTTCTGTCCCGAAGACATCAAGAAACCACCTTGCGACACTTTTAGCTTCATCAAAGCGGTCTCTCGCGAGCAGCCACGGTATCTCGCCGTGAAGACAACCTGAAAGAACTATCAGCCCTTCAGAAAGCTCAGCTAATATCTCTTTGTCAATGCGAGGTTTATAGTAAAAGCCCTCAAGAAATCCTATTGATGATAGACGCATAAGATTTTTAAATCCTGTGTTGTCCTTTGCGATAACGGTCAGATGATAGCCGCTTTTTACCTCGGATTTCTG
This genomic window from bacterium contains:
- the dnaE gene encoding DNA polymerase III subunit alpha, which produces MFIHLHNHSIYSLLDGACPLEELVSRAVQFGMPAVAITDHGNLHGAIEFYEIAKSAGIKPIIGQEFYVAPESRHKKRGQKSEVKSGYHLTVIAKDNTGFKNLMRLSSIGFLEGFYYKPRIDKEILAELSEGLIVLSGCLHGEIPWLLARDRFDEAKSVARWFLDVFGTENFFIELQYHNIPEELDVMKKLIRLAKEMGIRMVATNDVHYINREDHDFHDKMLCIQTDSRLDDPNRLRFQTDEFYFKSPQEMMEIFGEVPEAIQSTVSIAERVDVSIETGKLHLPEFPVPPEFSSADEYLSQKAWEGLRRRYSRITKKLEQRLEYELDVIKRMNFSSYFAIVADFTDKARELGVSVGPGRGSGAGSLVAYCLGITNIDPMKYNLLFERFLNPERISMPDFDIDFDDENREKVIEYAKQRYGENSVSQIITFSRMKARQAIKDVGRIFGLSFRDTNALTSLVLTDSIEESLRESPELAALYEEDPKIRQVLNYAMKIEGFPRNAGVHAAGVVITPGNLTDYVPLFRTAKGEVTTQYDKDSLEKIGLLKMDFLGLTTLSIIRETVRLVKKRTGKDIEPENFPEKDPKVFELMSRGDTIGIFQFESDGMRKYLRLLKPDSINDLIAMNALYRPGPMKFIESFINRKHGREEVRYPHPYVEDILKETYGIALYQEQVMLLAQKLAGYSLGEADLLRRAIGKKDMHAMERHRETFIERAKKKGISEKVAQEVFEIIAKFAEYGFNKSHSTAYAVLAYQTAYLKAHYPREFLAANLSSWAKRPDKVQKFLNECARLGIKVFPPDINKSDEKFTVEQDGIRFGLCAIENLGHAAIRAILSAREKVGKFKDIYHFFESVDGQALNRRGLESLVASGAFDSLGVKRASLMASLENLIKWKQQISREKSAKLASLFGDDDSTAMRPTLVDIPEWNKWKLLNMEKSALGVYVTGHPMDYFELDVKAFTSGTISDIVKIQRERRARIAGLISSITRKRTNDESQMAIVTLQDRVGEIKVIFYPKIFDKAQMFLAVDALVWVEGLLQFDPDGTPVLKAEKAMPIEILRREMCSQLHIKISENTPQKKLVRIKQLLSKNKGDKTLVIHIESENKSFSAISKSIKVNAENDLTEMLIKELGRENVWLA